A single region of the Epinephelus fuscoguttatus linkage group LG14, E.fuscoguttatus.final_Chr_v1 genome encodes:
- the prox2 gene encoding prospero homeobox protein 2, whose protein sequence is MNLSLPDQNMHNSSEGCLEDEKPDVMLPCFRRNMYDEPLASYSSGSIISQLLRKTIHSKRALDESHFYLSSTTAADSGQEDQCSVSSKDSTVEAASPSGHVSTGASPEGEHPMTDHLQAKRARVENIIRVMAGSPNSRQHGDSERSDTDGRDTREAREAYRENKRKQRLPQHQEHSVGGPASRRPGSSSSDNCNSKDEECHKLKEQLHSMQRLLRQLQEKFLQVYNQEDTEHNNRDEAEVAVEHHTLGESTESLYVSTEDDFERKNSRVTADCKDQMKVVGYLLHQRESQNLQETLKQELSRAVNDCVDRVFKKASSTGLDMSPQQRMCSSPEMQISMSADRKSQQASSNQEQPQAEEAAVKPRSLEYYESSEAQSPQDQTEALSLVVRKPAVAPLSSVTPTVKRPYPVHQTPFQFNYSTPLHDSQILEHLLKYGPHSNFGGLPCMPPSMDRTSPDSVDLPWDTIAMRSKVTSSHLGHHPRPSTLGAVTVDNLCLPHVKIECGELQSMAERNPYMSLNIQEGLTPSHLKKAKLMFFYTRYPSSNVLKTFFPDVKFNRCITSQLIKWFSNFREFYYIQMEKFARQAIVDGIKDVKDITVSRDSELFRALNMHYNKANDFHVPDRFLEVAEITLHEFYSAISATKDSDPSWKKAIYKVICKLDSDVPDEFKTSSYL, encoded by the exons ATGAACCTCAGTCTTCCCGACCAGAACATGCACAACTCAAGCGAAGGCTGCCTAGAGGACGAAAAACCTGACGTCATGTTGCCTTGCTTCCGCAGAAACATGTATGACGAGCCTCTGGCCTCGTACTCCAGCGGATCCATCATCTCTCAACTCCTCCGCAAGACGATCCACAGCAAGAGGGCACTAGATGAAAGCCATTTCTACCTATCCAGCACAACTGCAGCTGACTCCGGCCAGGAGGACCAGTGCAGCGTCTCCTCAAAGGACAGCACGGTGGAGGCTGCCTCTCCCAGTGGACATGTTTCCACAGGAGCCAGCCCGGAGGGGGAGCATCCCATGACTGACCACCTGCAGGCCAAAAGAGCCAGAGTAGAGAACATTATCAGGGTCATGGCGGGCTCTCCCAACAGCAGGCAGCATGGAGACAGTGAGAGGTCTGACACAGATGGGAGAGACACCAGGGAGGCCAGAGAAGCGTACAGGGAGAACAAACGTAAGCAGCGACTGCCTCAGCATCAGGAACACAGTGTTGGAGGACCTGCAAGCAGACGACCCGGAAGCAGCAGTAGTGATAACTGCAACAGCAAGGATGAGGAGTGTCACAAACTCAAAGAGCAGCTCCACAGCATGCAAAGGCTCCTGCGTCAGCTCCAGGAAAAGTTCCTTCAAGTTTACAACCAGGaagacactgaacacaacaacaGAGATGAGGCCGAAGTCGCCGTTGAGCACCACACCCTGGGAGAAAGCACAGAGTCTCTCTATGTAAGCACTGAAGATGATTTTGAGAGGAAGAATAGCAGAGTGACTGCAGACTGTAAGGACCAAATGAAAGTCGTTGGTTATCTGTTACACCAGAGAGAAAGTCAGAACCTGCAGGAAACCCTGAAGCAGGAGCTCTCGAGGGCTGTGAATGACTGTGTGGACAGGGTGTTCAAGAAGGCGTCCTCCACAGGGCTGGACATGTCCCCCCAGCAGCGCATGTGCTCATCTCCAGAGATGCAGATCAGCATGAGTGCAGACAGGAAAAGCCAGCAGGCCAGCTCCAACCAGGAACAGCCCCAGGCTGAGGAGGCCGCAGTGAAACCCCGCTCTTTGGAGTATTATGAAAGCTCTGAGGCTCAAAGCCCACAGGACCAGACGGAGGCGCTGTCACTGGTGGTCCGCAAGCCGGCAGTAGCCCCTCTGAGCTCTGTCACCCCGACAGTGAAGAGGCCCTACCCTGTGCACCAGACACCATTTCAGTTCAATTACAGCACCCCTCTGCATGACAGTCAGATCCTCGAGCATCTCCTTAAGTACGGGCCCCATTCCAACTTCGGGGGTCTCCCTTGCATGCCCCCATCAATGGACAGGACCTCCCCAGACTCAGTGGACCTGCCCTGGGACACCATCGCCATGAGGTCCAAGGTGACATCCAGCCACCTCGGCCACCACCCTCGTCCCTCCACCCTGGGGGCGGTGACGGTTGACAATCTGTGCCTCCCTCACGTCAAGATCGAGTGTGGTGAACTGCAGAGCATGGCTGAACGAAACCCCTACATGTCACTCAAC ATCCAGGAGGGTCTCACCCCGAGCCATCTGAAGAAGGCAAAGCTAATGTTCTTCTACACCCGCTACCCCAGCTCCAACGTGCTGAAAACCTTCTTCCCTGATGTcaag TTCAACCGCTGCATCACTTCTCAGCTGATCAAGTGGTTCAGTAACTTCAGGGAGTTCTACTACATCCAGATGGAGAAGTTTGCCCGCCAGGCCATTGTTGACGGCATCAAGGATGTCAAAGACATTACAGTTAGCAGGGACTCAGAGCTGTTCCGGGCACTGAACATGCACTACAATAAAGCCAATGACTTCCAC GTTCCAGACAGATTCCTGGAGGTTGCTGAGATCACCTTGCACGAGTTTTACAGTGCCATTTCTGCAACCAAAGATTCAGACCCCTCTTGGAAAAAGGCCATATACAAGGTGATCTGTAAACTGGACAGCGACGTCCCCGATGAGTTCAAGACATCCTCCTATTTATAG